A window of Rhododendron vialii isolate Sample 1 chromosome 13a, ASM3025357v1 contains these coding sequences:
- the LOC131312795 gene encoding probable polyol transporter 4 isoform X2 has translation MGKVVTANMRRWILILWREKIFNQQKRPTTKAPKNVGVMSGAIIFIQEDLHITEVQEEVLVGILSIISLLGSLAGGKTSDAIGRKWTMGFAAAVFQTGAAIMALAPSFTILMVGRLLAGIGIGFGVMIAPVYIAEISPSIDRGALTSFPEIFINLGILLGYVSNYVFSGLPVHINWRVMLGVGILPSVFIIFALIIIPESPRWLVMQNRIVEAKSVLLKTIDSEREVEERLAEIQLAAGHSNAEKYEERAVWQELLNPSPAVKRMLITGCGIQCFQQITGIDATVYYSPTIFRDAGIKGNSELLGATIGVGCTKTMFILVAIFLIDRVGRKPLLYVSTIGMTTCLFGLGLTLSFMGNGPVGVKLAIFWVCGNVAFFSVGLGPICWVLTSEIFPLRLRAQASALGAVGSRVSSGLIAMTFLSVSRAITVGGTFFVFAAISSLTVVFVYKCVPETKGKSLEQIETMFQSDGQWRGGELELGDAENLVQKQ, from the exons atgggaaaagtgGTCACAGCAAATATGAGAAGATGGATTCTGATTTTGTGGAGGGAGAAAATCTTCAACCAGCAGAAAAGACCAACAACAAAAGCACCAAAAA ATGTTGGTGTTATGAGTGGAGCTATCatatttatccaggaggatttACACATAACCGAGGTTCAAGAAGAAGTCCTTGTAGGAATTCTTAGCATAATCTCATTGTTGGGGAGTTTAGCCGGGGGTAAAACATCCGACGCCATAGGTAGAAAATGGACTATGGGATTTGCAGCCGCTGTGTTCCAAACTGGTGCCGCTATAATGGCTCTTGCTCCTTCTTTCACCATATTGATGGTAGGCCGTTTACTAGCGGGCATTGGTATAGGTTTTGGAGTCATGATTGCACCGGTATACATTGCTGAAATCTCACCTTCCATTGACAGAGGAGCACTAACTTCCTTCCCGGAGATTTTTATAAACCTCGGAATCCTCCTTGGTTACGTCTCAAATTATGTTTTTTCAGGACTTCCTGTGCATATAAACTGGCGTGTAATGCTTGGTGTTGGAATCCTCCCATCGGTGTTCATCATTTTTGCACTGATTATCATCCCTGAATCCCCGCGGTGGTTGGTAATGCAGAACCGGATTGTAGAAGCAAAATCTGTTTTGTTAAAGACAATCGATAGTGAAAGAGAAGTGGAGGAGAGGCTAGCAGAAATTCAACTAGCCGCCGGTCATTCAAATGCCGAGAAGTACGAAGAAAGAGCTGTTTGGCAGGAGTTGTTGAATCCCTCTCCCGCAGTTAAACGGATGCTTATCACGGGATGCGGAATCCAGTGTTTTCAACAGATCACAGGGATCGATGCAACTGTTTATTACAGCCCCACAATCTTCAGAGATGCTGGGATCAAGGGTAACTCGGAGCTTCTCGGGGCAACCATTGGTGTCGGATGTACGAAAACTATGTTCATTTTGGTGGCTATTTTTCTAATAGACAGAGTTGGTAGAAAGCCATTGCTCTATGTGAGCACAATTGGGATGACTACTTGTTTGTTTGGTCTAGGACTTACTCTATCCTTTATGGGGAATGGTCCGGTTGGCGTAAAACTAGCGATTTTCTGGGTATGTGGGAATGTTGCGTTCTTCTCAGTGGGCCTAGGCCcaatttgttgggttttgaCGTCGGAAATCTTCCCCCTCCGCCTCAGAGCCCAAGCCTCGGCTCTTGGAGCAGTTGGGAGTAGGGTGAGTAGTGGCCTCATCGCAATGACTTTCCTTTCTGTCTCTCGTGCAATTACAGTTGGAGGAACCTTCTTTGTCTTCGCAGCGATTTCATCTCTCACTGTTGTTTTTGTTTACAAGTGTGTTCCGGAAACAAAAGGAAAGTCTTTAGAGCAAATCGAAACAATGTTTCAGAGTGATGGACAGTGGCGAGGAGGTGAACTAGA
- the LOC131312795 gene encoding probable polyol transporter 4 isoform X1, which translates to MGLVENGKSGHSKYEKMDSDFVEGENLQPAEKTNNKSTKKYVLACAMFASLNSVLLGYDVGVMSGAIIFIQEDLHITEVQEEVLVGILSIISLLGSLAGGKTSDAIGRKWTMGFAAAVFQTGAAIMALAPSFTILMVGRLLAGIGIGFGVMIAPVYIAEISPSIDRGALTSFPEIFINLGILLGYVSNYVFSGLPVHINWRVMLGVGILPSVFIIFALIIIPESPRWLVMQNRIVEAKSVLLKTIDSEREVEERLAEIQLAAGHSNAEKYEERAVWQELLNPSPAVKRMLITGCGIQCFQQITGIDATVYYSPTIFRDAGIKGNSELLGATIGVGCTKTMFILVAIFLIDRVGRKPLLYVSTIGMTTCLFGLGLTLSFMGNGPVGVKLAIFWVCGNVAFFSVGLGPICWVLTSEIFPLRLRAQASALGAVGSRVSSGLIAMTFLSVSRAITVGGTFFVFAAISSLTVVFVYKCVPETKGKSLEQIETMFQSDGQWRGGELELGDAENLVQKQ; encoded by the exons ATGGGTCTGgtggaaaatgggaaaagtgGTCACAGCAAATATGAGAAGATGGATTCTGATTTTGTGGAGGGAGAAAATCTTCAACCAGCAGAAAAGACCAACAACAAAAGCACCAAAAAGTATGTTTTGGCATGTGCCATGTTTGCCTCTCTCAATTCTGTGCTTCTTGGATATG ATGTTGGTGTTATGAGTGGAGCTATCatatttatccaggaggatttACACATAACCGAGGTTCAAGAAGAAGTCCTTGTAGGAATTCTTAGCATAATCTCATTGTTGGGGAGTTTAGCCGGGGGTAAAACATCCGACGCCATAGGTAGAAAATGGACTATGGGATTTGCAGCCGCTGTGTTCCAAACTGGTGCCGCTATAATGGCTCTTGCTCCTTCTTTCACCATATTGATGGTAGGCCGTTTACTAGCGGGCATTGGTATAGGTTTTGGAGTCATGATTGCACCGGTATACATTGCTGAAATCTCACCTTCCATTGACAGAGGAGCACTAACTTCCTTCCCGGAGATTTTTATAAACCTCGGAATCCTCCTTGGTTACGTCTCAAATTATGTTTTTTCAGGACTTCCTGTGCATATAAACTGGCGTGTAATGCTTGGTGTTGGAATCCTCCCATCGGTGTTCATCATTTTTGCACTGATTATCATCCCTGAATCCCCGCGGTGGTTGGTAATGCAGAACCGGATTGTAGAAGCAAAATCTGTTTTGTTAAAGACAATCGATAGTGAAAGAGAAGTGGAGGAGAGGCTAGCAGAAATTCAACTAGCCGCCGGTCATTCAAATGCCGAGAAGTACGAAGAAAGAGCTGTTTGGCAGGAGTTGTTGAATCCCTCTCCCGCAGTTAAACGGATGCTTATCACGGGATGCGGAATCCAGTGTTTTCAACAGATCACAGGGATCGATGCAACTGTTTATTACAGCCCCACAATCTTCAGAGATGCTGGGATCAAGGGTAACTCGGAGCTTCTCGGGGCAACCATTGGTGTCGGATGTACGAAAACTATGTTCATTTTGGTGGCTATTTTTCTAATAGACAGAGTTGGTAGAAAGCCATTGCTCTATGTGAGCACAATTGGGATGACTACTTGTTTGTTTGGTCTAGGACTTACTCTATCCTTTATGGGGAATGGTCCGGTTGGCGTAAAACTAGCGATTTTCTGGGTATGTGGGAATGTTGCGTTCTTCTCAGTGGGCCTAGGCCcaatttgttgggttttgaCGTCGGAAATCTTCCCCCTCCGCCTCAGAGCCCAAGCCTCGGCTCTTGGAGCAGTTGGGAGTAGGGTGAGTAGTGGCCTCATCGCAATGACTTTCCTTTCTGTCTCTCGTGCAATTACAGTTGGAGGAACCTTCTTTGTCTTCGCAGCGATTTCATCTCTCACTGTTGTTTTTGTTTACAAGTGTGTTCCGGAAACAAAAGGAAAGTCTTTAGAGCAAATCGAAACAATGTTTCAGAGTGATGGACAGTGGCGAGGAGGTGAACTAGA